From a single Labrus bergylta chromosome 14, fLabBer1.1, whole genome shotgun sequence genomic region:
- the slc37a2 gene encoding glucose-6-phosphate exchanger SLC37A2, with translation MKSSLAPGIRFITTFSRDAWYRSFILFLTFLFYTAYHLSRKPISIVKGQLHRNCSNVVKPPGLNITDNDTWCDWKPFDQDNYQTLFGVVDNSFLVAYAIGMFISGIFGERLPLRYYLSFGMLMSGLFTCLFGLGFYLNIHSLGYYAFIQVMNGLMQTTGWPSVVACVGNWFGKGKRGFIMGVWNSHTSVGNILGSLIAGAFVSSAWGMSFIVPGLIIASTGVLCFFFLVEKPEDVNCTPPQHHTEEESGETEPDLQTAVHVEGTSNGYGSITAEPQEVVEEPTEAISFCGALSIPGVVEFSLCLLFAKLVSYTFLYWLPLYISNVAHFDAKQAGDLSTLFDAGGIVGGIMAGLVSDYTGGRATTCCVMLIVAAPMLFLYNHIGQRSLATTVGMLLLCGGLVNGPYALITTAVSADLGTHASLRGNSRALSTVTAIIDGTGSIGAALGPLLAGVISPTGWNNVFYMLISADLLACLFLSRLVYKEAQGWCRRAPRGRGFKEI, from the exons ATGAAGTCCTCCCTGGCTCCCGGCATTCGGTTTATCACGACCTTTTCTCGAGATGCCTG GTACCGGAgtttcatcctcttcctcaccttCCTCTTCTACACAGCCTACCATCTGTCCCGGAAACCTATCAGCATTGTTAAG GgtcagctgcacagaaactgctcCAATGTCGTCAAGCCCCCGGGCCTCAACATAACCGACAATGATACCTGGTGTGACTGGAAGCCTTTCG ACCAGGACAACTATCAGACCCTGTTTGGGGTCGTGGACAACTCGTTTCTGGTCGCCTATGCCATCGGCATGTTTATCAG TGGGATCTTTGGGGAGCGCCTGCCTCTAAGGTACTACCTGAGTTTTGGGATGCTGATGAGTGGATTGTTTACATGTCTGTTTGGCCTCGGCTTCTACTTGAACATCCACTCATTAGGATACTACGCCTTTATCCAG GTCATGAACGGGCTCATGCAGACGACCGGCTGGCCATCAGTGGTGGCTTGTGTCGGCAACTGGTTTGGAAAGGGGAA GCGTGGGTTCATCATGGGTGTGTGGAACTCCCACACCTCCGTGGGAAACATTTTGGGTTCCCTCATCGCGGGAGCCTTTGTCTCCTCGGCGTGGGGGATGTCCTTCATCGTGCCCGGACTCATCATCGCCTCCACCGGAGTTCTGTGCTTCTTCTTCCTGGTTGAGA AACCTGAAGACGTCAACTGCACACCACCTCAGCACCAT actGAAGAGGAGAGCGGGGAGACGGAGCCTGATCTTCAGACTGCTGTACATGTTGAAGGTACCAGCAATGGATACGGTTCCATCACCGCGGAGCCTCAGGAGGTTGTGGAGGAGCCAACCGAGGCCATCAGCTTCTGTGGAGCTCTCAGTATACCT GGAGTGGTGGagttctctctctgtctccttttcgccaagctggtcagctacacctTCCTGTACTGGCTCCCTCTCTACATCTCAAATGTTG cacaTTTTGACGCAAAGCAGGCAGGAGACCTGTCGACACTGTTTGATGCTGGAGGAATAGTCG GAGGAATCATGGCGGGCCTCGTCTCTGACTACACTGGAGGCAGGGCAACAACTTGCTGTGTCATGTTAATCGTTGCTGCCCCCATG CTTTTCCTCTATAATCACATTGGACAAAGGAGCTTAGCTACGACAGTCG GTATGCTGCTGTTATGTGGAGGCCTGGTGAACGGACCGTATGCCCTCATCACTACTGCTGTATCTGCTGACCTG GGGACTCATGCCAGTCTGAGAGGAAACTCCCGGGCGCTGTCGACAGTGACGGCAATCATTGACGGGACCGGATCAATCg GAGCTGCTTTAGGTCCTCTGTTAGCGGGTGTGATCTCTCCCACTGGCTGGAACAACGTCTTCTACATGCTCATCTCTGCCGACCTCCTGGCCTGTCTG TTTTTGTCCAGGCTTGTTTACAAGGAAGCTCAGGGTTGGTGTCGACGAGCCCCCCGAGGACGAGG GTTCAAAGAAATCTAA
- the pou2f3 gene encoding POU domain, class 2, transcription factor 3 isoform X2, with translation MSADTVEQSDAQADQAEHNGIDFNRQIKTEDINDLHHSAATLKTCPLTQSSPMPGGQLTGELTSLHTMQQLVLMPPSHLSSSSPFLLSQSPTSHQALLQQNLLSLQGQGQTSLLQHQPGLALTPQVMSRSGLAGPSMENHMDMSHLQMPKHMSVPPQDEPSDLEDLEQFAKAFKQRRIKLGFTQGDVGLAMGKLYGNDFSQTTISRFEALNLSFKNMCKLKPLLEKWLSDAENSPSDSMSNTSSLPPLIEGYGRKRKKRTSIETNIKMTLEKRFLDNPKPNSEEITLISEQLSMEKEVVRVWFCNRRQKEKRIYCPVSSLSASASRSYSPLASGGVSSNSSPNSVSRGASPNSLSAASVSLASHVNPASYSTSGSWYRAWNPATYHH, from the exons ATGAGCGCAGACACGGTGGAGCAGTCGGACGCTCAAGCTGATCAGGCAG AGCACAACGGGATCGACTTCAATCGACAG ATTAAGACCGAGGATATCAACGATTTACATCATTCAGCCGCCACGCTGAAGACATGTCCCCTCACACAGAGCTCTCCGATGCCGGGAGGTCAGCTAACAGGG gaGCTCACCTCTCTCCACACCATGCAGCAGCTGGTTCTGATGCCACCGTCCCACCTGTcgtcctcctcccccttcctgCTGTCCCAGAGCCCCACCAGCCACCAAG CCCTTCTGCAGCAGAACCTGTTGTCACTCCAGGGTCAGGGTCAAACCAGTCTCCTCCAGCACCAGCCTGGACTGGCTCTGACTCCACAG GTTATGAGTCGCTCTGGTCTGGCAGGACCGTCTATGGAGAACCACATGGACATGTCCCACCTGCAGATGCCCAAACACATGTCAGTCCCACCGCAGGATGAACCCAGTGATCTGGAAGACCTGGAGCAGTTTGCAAAAGCATTCAAACAGAGACGCATCAAGCTGGGCTTCACTCAG GGAGATGTGGGCCTTGCCATGGGAAAACTGTACGGGAATGACTTCAGCCAGACTACAATTTCTCGCTTCGAGGCTCTCAACctcagcttcaaaaacatgTGCAAGCTCAAACCTCTGCTGGAAAAATGGCTGAGCGACGCAG AGAACTCCCCCTCTGACTCGATGAGCAACACCAGCTCTCTGCCTCCCCTGATCGAGGGCTACGGGCGCAAACGGAAAAAGAGGACAAGCATTGAAACAAACATCAAGATGACTTTGGAGAAACGTTTCCTTGAT aaCCCCAAGCCGAACTCGGAGGAGATCACcctgatctcagagcagctgtCCATGGAGAAGGAGGTGGTCCGGGTTTGGTTCTGTAATCGGCGTCAGAAGGAGAAGAGGATCTACTGCCCCGTGTCCAGTTTATCG gCGTCAGCTTCAAGATCCTACAGTCCTCTGGCTTCAGGTGGAG TTTCATCAAATTCATCTCCAAATAGTGTAAGCCGTGGAGCGTCTCCTAACAGCCTGTCTGCAGCCTCAGTGTCATTAGCGTCTCACGTCAACCCAGCTTCCTACAGCACATCGGG GTCCTGGTACCGGGCATGGAATCCTGCCACCTACCATCACTGA
- the pou2f3 gene encoding POU domain, class 2, transcription factor 3 isoform X1 has product MSADTVEQSDAQADQAEHNGIDFNRQIKTEDINDLHHSAATLKTCPLTQSSPMPGGQLTGELTSLHTMQQLVLMPPSHLSSSSPFLLSQSPTSHQALLQQNLLSLQGQGQTSLLQHQPGLALTPQVMSRSGLAGPSMENHMDMSHLQMPKHMSVPPQDEPSDLEDLEQFAKAFKQRRIKLGFTQGDVGLAMGKLYGNDFSQTTISRFEALNLSFKNMCKLKPLLEKWLSDAENSPSDSMSNTSSLPPLIEGYGRKRKKRTSIETNIKMTLEKRFLDNPKPNSEEITLISEQLSMEKEVVRVWFCNRRQKEKRIYCPVSSLSVKSHSYNSRMASASRSYSPLASGGVSSNSSPNSVSRGASPNSLSAASVSLASHVNPASYSTSGSWYRAWNPATYHH; this is encoded by the exons ATGAGCGCAGACACGGTGGAGCAGTCGGACGCTCAAGCTGATCAGGCAG AGCACAACGGGATCGACTTCAATCGACAG ATTAAGACCGAGGATATCAACGATTTACATCATTCAGCCGCCACGCTGAAGACATGTCCCCTCACACAGAGCTCTCCGATGCCGGGAGGTCAGCTAACAGGG gaGCTCACCTCTCTCCACACCATGCAGCAGCTGGTTCTGATGCCACCGTCCCACCTGTcgtcctcctcccccttcctgCTGTCCCAGAGCCCCACCAGCCACCAAG CCCTTCTGCAGCAGAACCTGTTGTCACTCCAGGGTCAGGGTCAAACCAGTCTCCTCCAGCACCAGCCTGGACTGGCTCTGACTCCACAG GTTATGAGTCGCTCTGGTCTGGCAGGACCGTCTATGGAGAACCACATGGACATGTCCCACCTGCAGATGCCCAAACACATGTCAGTCCCACCGCAGGATGAACCCAGTGATCTGGAAGACCTGGAGCAGTTTGCAAAAGCATTCAAACAGAGACGCATCAAGCTGGGCTTCACTCAG GGAGATGTGGGCCTTGCCATGGGAAAACTGTACGGGAATGACTTCAGCCAGACTACAATTTCTCGCTTCGAGGCTCTCAACctcagcttcaaaaacatgTGCAAGCTCAAACCTCTGCTGGAAAAATGGCTGAGCGACGCAG AGAACTCCCCCTCTGACTCGATGAGCAACACCAGCTCTCTGCCTCCCCTGATCGAGGGCTACGGGCGCAAACGGAAAAAGAGGACAAGCATTGAAACAAACATCAAGATGACTTTGGAGAAACGTTTCCTTGAT aaCCCCAAGCCGAACTCGGAGGAGATCACcctgatctcagagcagctgtCCATGGAGAAGGAGGTGGTCCGGGTTTGGTTCTGTAATCGGCGTCAGAAGGAGAAGAGGATCTACTGCCCCGTGTCCAGTTTATCGGTGAAGTCACACAGCTATAACTCCAGAATG gCGTCAGCTTCAAGATCCTACAGTCCTCTGGCTTCAGGTGGAG TTTCATCAAATTCATCTCCAAATAGTGTAAGCCGTGGAGCGTCTCCTAACAGCCTGTCTGCAGCCTCAGTGTCATTAGCGTCTCACGTCAACCCAGCTTCCTACAGCACATCGGG GTCCTGGTACCGGGCATGGAATCCTGCCACCTACCATCACTGA
- the ccdc15 gene encoding coiled-coil domain-containing protein 15 translates to MSTGRFTASKRSEFKAPVCRRNEHSRAHRVLAERNQAVVAVGAWVEEGQDFPEHPSALALLTEEIQEEKRRVREESLRRFQDEVRHRVAQTAQIIKKREQPQAYSGKYQSWKQHVTTGEKLKPAGGAVQQRVKERSSQEPVEGMRQVRLRLAACRMDQHGEMTSDLPGGEWNFSPSRHRSHVLNADQEVEDEEEEEEDDLEDEEEGDDHIITSQHICPLVQQKVRGHVLMDSDKSQPHPGFQTSLRVPQVLWPLPDQEEQKRQRQSQFLMHRRLYMNIEREQVKENKQHRIHLKRTARIKAEKEQIRLEEERRLERARQLAEAKQRLEERELLILERLRLEEEERAVELQSRRRRREEKGKTEARFIEALKARMKERLSQEKLDLPPLCYCASSFWDSHPDTCANNCVFHNNPKEYVKALHSTMLSLD, encoded by the exons ATGAGTACCGGCCGCTTCACAGCTTCCAAGAGAAGCGAATTCAAAGCTCCAGTTTGCCGGAGAAATGAGCACTCAAGGGCCCACAGGGTCCTCGCCGAGAGGAACCAGGCCGTGGTGGCAGTGGGTGCCTGGGTCGAGGAGGGACAAGACTTCCCGGAGCATCCGTCT GCTCTTGCTTTGCTGACTGAAGAGATCcaggaagaaaagaggagggtgagagaggagagCCTCCGACGGTTTCAGGATGAAGTACGCCACCGTGTGGCACAAACAGCTCAAATCATCAAGAAGAGGGAGCAACCTCAGGCATACTCAGGG AAGTATCAATCCTGGAAACAGCATGTAACTACAGGTGAAAAGCTGAAGCCTGCAGGAGGTGCTGTACAACAgagggtgaaggagaggagCTCTCAGGAG CCTGTTGAAGGCATGAGGCAGGTCCGACTCAGACTGGCCGCCTGTCGGATGGACCAGCATGGGGAAATGACGTCAGACCTTCCTGGAGGTGAATGGAACTTCTCTCCCTCCAGACAT AGATCTCATGTGCTTAATGCAGATCAGGAagttgaagacgaggaggaggaggaggaggatgacctagaagatgaggaagagggagaTGATCATATCATCACCAGTCAGCACATATGCCCCCTTGTTCAGCAGAAG GTGAGAGGACATGTATTGATGGATTCAGACAAATCACAGCCTCATCCCGGATTCCAGACCAGCCTCAGAGTCCCACAAGTCCTGTGGCCTCTGCCTGACCAAGAAGAACAGAAGAGACAG CGTCAGTCTCAGTTCCTGATGCACCGTCGTCTGTACATGAACATTGAGCGAGAGCAAGTGAAGGAGAACAAACAGCACAGGATACACCTGAAGAGGACGGCAAG GATCAAAGCAGAGAAAGAACAGATTcgtctggaggaggagagacgatTAGAGAGAGCTCGACAGCTTGCAGAGGCCAAACagaggctggaggagagagagctgctgaTACTGGAGAGACTGAGGCtcgaggaggaagagagagctgtggagctgcagagcaggaggaggaggagagaggagaaagggaaAACAGAAGCGAG GTTCATTGAGGCTCTGAAAGCTCGGATGAAAGAACGTCTGTCTCAGGAGAAGCTAgacctccctcctctctgctaCTGTGCGTCCTCCTTCTGGGACTCCCACCCCGACACCTGCGCTAACAACTGTGTCTTCCACAACAATCCCAAAG AATATGTCAAGGCCTTACATTCAACAATGTTGAGTTTGGATTGA